CATACACGTCGTCGGGCACACCGGGCGCCAGGCTGCCAGCGAGCACGAGCACGCGTCCGGCCTGCATCCAGAAGTCGAGGGTCTCGAGCAGCTCGCGGAGCGCGCCCTCGTCCACCTTCGGGCCGGCGTTGTAGAGGCTGGTGCTCCCGTGCGAGGCGCCGTCCACGACGGTGACATCGATGCGGGTCTCACCGGGCACGCGCACGAAGTGGCTTTGAACGCGCTCCGCGTCGAGCGCGGCCTGCACCATGTCGCCAGTGTGGCCTCCGAGGAATCCAAAGGCCACGGTTGGCCAGCCCAGGCGGTGCGCCATGCGCGAGACGTTGATGCCCTTGCCGGCCGGGTCGAGCTGCGCGGCGCGAGAGCGGTTCACCTCGCCGAGCTGAAAGCGCGGAACCCATGCGGTGAGATCCACGGCGGGGTTCACGGTCAACGTCAGGATCATGGCTCGCTCCGACGGCGTCAGCGCCTGTGACTTCATGGGCCGTGCCATGGACGTGGTGGCGGGGGATGGAGCTGACGCTGCAGCGCTTGCGCTCACCGCCAAGGAGGCGCAGGCGTTGCGGGCGTCATCGCCTGGCCCCCCCCGGCGCGCGCTGCGCGGGTCTTGCTCCTTCTGCGCACGTGAGGCGATCACCCCAATCCATGCTCCGAGCACCAGGCCCGGCTCCGCTCTCGCCGACGGATTGGCTCGAGCTCGCGTTTCTCATCTGGGCGGGCAGCGTGGCCGTCGTGGTCAGGCCCGAGGTGATGTGGAACATCGGTGCGGCGGCGGTGGTGGTGGTCGTGTTCGCCCGGCTGGCGCCCGGACATCCCTGGGCAGCCCGGATCCACGACCTCTCACCCATCGTGGCCATCATTCTCTTCTTCGAGCTCTGCGGTCCGCTCGTGGATTCGTCGGCGCCTTCGCTGATTGACGGGAGCCTTCGCGCCACCGACGTTCGCTACTTCAGCGTGGTCGGAGAGGCGTGGCGAGACGCGCTCCACCGCCCGGCGTGGCTCACGGATCTGGCCTCGGTGAGCTACGTGAGCTTCTACTTCATCCCCACGGCCATCGCCCTGACGCTCCACGCGCAGGGGCGGGCGCACGAGTTCCGACGCTTTGCGTTCACGCTCACCGCCACGTTCTTCGCCTCGTACGTCCTCTACTTCGTGACGCCCGCGCTCGGGCCGCGGCTGCCTCCGGCCGTCGAGGATCACGTGCTCGGCGGAGGTGTGGTGAGCGCGTGGGTGCGCCACTTCGTGCACGCCTTGGAAGGGGCACCGCTCGACGCCTTCCCCAGCGGCCACACCGCGGGCTCGCTGGTGTTCGCGGTCCTGGGCTCGCGAGCGTTCCCGCGCTGGGCGCCGGCGCTGGTCGCGTCGGCGGCGCTGATCATCTTCTCGACGGTGTACCTCTCGTACCACTACGTCACCGACGTGGCGGGAGGTGCGGCGCTCGCTGCGGCGATGCTCGGACTGCAGCCGTGGCTCGACGCGCTCGCCGATCCAACCGCCGAACAGCGCTGATTGGCGCACGAAAGCGGGTGCTCAGGCCTCGGGCATTCGCGCGAGCGCGTCGAAGAACACGAGCACCGGGATCTGCTCGGAGCCCGTGGGCATCGGCGGGAAGAACGCGCGCTGCTCGTAGAAGGGAACCCGGTACTGCGCGCGGGCGAGGATGCGGTTCACCTCGCGCTCGCGGCACTTCGTGGCGGTCTCGGGTGACGTGTGCGGGTGGCGCAGGCAACTCATTGCCGGTTCACGTACCCCAGACGAGGATTTTCTGTCCACCCCGTTGATGATCGAATTGGTTTCGAGTCGACGCGTGAAGCTCTCGAGCGTTCGCCACACGATCGCTCAGCGAATGAACGGCACCTTGGGCAGCAGCGACGCGGAGGCGGCCCGTACGGCATCGGCTCCCGGGGCACCTATCAGGTCACCGCGACGTTCGACTCGGCCAACCCCGACTGCAGTTGCTCGGACTCCTGCGGCTGATTCTCAGCGCGGGTGAACACGAGCACTGCGTTCGTCCCGCCGAACCCGAACGACGTGTTCATCACCGCGTTCAACTGCCGCTCGCGCGCGCGGTTCGGCACGTAGTCGAGGTCACATGCCGGGTCCGGGTCGTCGTAGTTGATGGTCGGCGGAATCACCCCGTGTTGCAGTGACAGCACGCAGAACGCCGCCTCGACACTCCCCGCTGCGCCGAGCAGGTGGCCCGTCATCGATTTCGTCGAGCTCACCGCGAGATCTTGCGCGTGCTCCCCGAACGCGAGCTTCAGCGCCTTGGTCTCATGGGTGTCGTTGAGCGGCGTCGAGGTCCCGTGCGCGTTGACGTAGTTGATGGCGTCGGGCGCGAGCCCGGCATCTTGAAGCGCGAGTCGCATGCACGCTGCCGCGCGCTCGCCGTTCTCGGTAGGCTGCGTGAGGTGGTGCGCATCGGAATTGGCGCCGTAGCCCGCGACCTCCGCCAGGATCGGCGCGCCGCGACGTCGGGCCAGGCTCTCCTCCTCGAGGATCAACACGCCAGCGCCTTCGCCGATGACGAAGCCATCGCGGCCGCGATCGAACGGGCGACTCGCGCGCTGGGGATCGTCGTTGCGCTGCGAGAGCGCGCGCATGGCCTCGAAGCCGCCGACGCCGAGCTTGGTGATCGCCGCCTCCGACGAGCCCACGATCATCGCGTCGGTTCGACCGGTGCGCACCGACCAGAGCGCCTCGCCAATCGCGTGCGCGCCCGTGGAGCACGCGGCCACCGGTGACCAGTTCGGACCAGCGGCCCCGGTGCGCATGCTCACCAGGCCCGAAGCGGTGTTCGCCAGGATCTTGAGGATGAACATCGGCGAGAGCCGCCCGAAGTTGGACGCGAGCGCCTTCTCGTGGCCCTCTTCGGCCGACGCCAGCCCGCCAACTCCCGAGCCAATCAGCACGCCCACGCGCGTCGGCTCGTAGCCGCTTGGCTTGTCGAGCCCGATGGGCAGGCCGCTCGCGCGCAGCGCCATCTCTGCGGCGGCCACGGCGTATTGGGCAAAGAGGTCGATCCGGCGCGCGTCTTTGCGGTCCATCCAGGCTCCGGGCTCGAAGTCGTTCACCTGGCCGGCGATGCGCGTCTGGAGCCCGCCGTCCTCGAAGCGGGTGATTCGGCCGATGCCCGACGTGCCGCGGACGAGCGCCTCCCAGCTCGCTTCCACCCCGGTTGCCAAGGGCGTCACGAGCCCGAGGCCGGTCACCACCACGCGTCGAGAAGTCATGCGCGCAGCCTGTCACACGCGGATCAGGCGGAGGCGCGAGGTCGAGCGCGAGTGTGACCGCGCCGACGCGGATCGCCGCGGACGTCGAGCGACGAACCGCACGGCCGTCCGCTTCCGTCGGGCCCAGGAAGATCCGGCCCGCGACCATCGTTGAACGAGTCGGAGCCACGCCCCGAGGCGAGGCGCGTCGGGAGCACCGGCGCGCAAGAGGACGACCCTTTCGCCCAGAGCGGCCATCCCCGCCTGTCGCGCGGCTCCTGAGCGGCTTTCCGTGGGCCGCTTGCCGGCCGGCTGCGTCGCGTGCCTTCCAGGTCCGCCCCGCCGCCCGGCCGGCGTTTTTTTGTGAAGGCTCGCACTTGACTCGCAGTCGCCCGGCGCGCTTTCTTGCCGGCCGTTTCCCGGAGCAACACACACATGGATTCCTTGGGGTACATCCTCTTTGGCGTCGCGGCGGTCGCCGCGGTCATCTTCTATTTCCTCCGTCAGCAGGACGCCGCGCGCGCCAACGAGCTCGCTGGTCGCGCCGAGAAGGCCGAGAAGGAGCTCGCCACGCTCAAGCAGGACGGCGGCTCGCGCAAGGAGACCCTGGAGGCCCGCACCAAGGAGCTGGCCGAAGTGAAGGAGAAGCTCCGCGACGCCAAGAAGCGCCTCCACGAGGAGAAGGAGACCAACCGCAAGAGCGACATCGAGCACGCGGTGGCCCAGACCGAGCGCGAAGCCCAGGCCCAGATCGAGGCGGCGCGTCGCGAGGCCGCCGAGGCCCAGCTGGAGATCAAGCGGCTGAAGACGGAGCTCGAGACCAAGGGCGCCAAGCGCCCCAAGACCGAGTCCAAGCCGGTGGAGCAGAAGACGGAGGTCAAGGTCGACCTCGCCGCGCCGGAGACCCCGGCCGCGCCCGTCGAGCCCCAGAAGCCCCGCGAGCTCACCAAGGTGGAGCAGGATCGCATCTCGCTGCTCGAGCGCCAGGCCGTGAAACAGGCCGAGCGCGTGAAGCAGCTCGAAGAAGACCTGAAGCGCATGCAGCGCCGCGCCGAGGGCAACGACAAGGTCTACCGCGTGGCCAAGAGCGAGGCCGATCAGGCCCGCGCGCGCATGGCCGGCGTGGAGAAGCGCATGAACCAGGCGCTGCTCGAGCTCGACAAGCTCCGCCAGCGTGCATTCAAGGCCGGTCTCACCAACGAGATCGTCTCGGCGCAGGCCGAGGCCGAGGCGGAGACCGTCAAGGCCGTGGCCACCTCGCCCGCGGACGTGCCGCTGGCGCCCGAGGCGAAGGCCTAGTTCCGTCGAAAGTCGATTCTCTCTCGTGGCCCGGGGCTCGTCCTCGGGCCACGATTGTTTTTGGGGTTAGTGGCAGGTCCCCGGCGCCGCCACGTTGTTGCTGCCCGTGAGCACCGAGCCCGCGAGCACCTCGTGGTAGTCGCGGTGCGTGCTGGTGTGCTGCGGCGGGACCTCGTCGAACATCATGTTCGTGGTGTCCACGATGGTCGTCGAGGGCAGGGTGGGCAGCGCGGAGACGTATACGCCGTAGGCCGTTCCGCCGTCGCCGCTGTAGCAGATGGCCTCGTTGATCTGGCCGGTGCCCGCGGTGAAGTCCCACCACGCGGTGGCGTTGTTGGGCGCGGGCGCCGCGGTGGAGCTCACGAAGAACTGCGCTTGCCCGTTCGCGTACGCGTGCACGCCGGTCATCTGCGCGAGCACCGCCTGGCCGTCGAAGACCACGCCGCCAGCGGGGCTGGGGTTGCCGCCCACCGCCGTGCCCAAGAGGCTCTCGGCGTTGGCCGCCACGTCGACGCTGTCCAGCGACCAGGCGACGTGGTTCGCGTCGCTCGCCGTGCTCCGGCCGCCGAGGTACACGCCCGCGCTGCCGTTGAACCACGCGGTCACGCCCTGGAGGTTCAGCGACACCGACTCGGCGTTGTTGTCGGTGTTGGCCCAGATGCCGTAGCTGCTGTTCTGGTTGAAGGTGCTCCCGCTCACCGTGACGTCGCCGGACTGGACGAGGAGTCCCGTGGTGTTCGGCGCGAGCACGCCGAAGGCGCTCTGATCCACCGTGACCGGGGTCGCGTCGAGGGTGGACACACGCATGCCCACCACGCAGCGGTAGGCATCGACCGTGTCCACGCTGGCGGCGCAGTGTCCGGCGACGCTGAGGCAGGTGTCGGCCTGCGGGGTGCCCGTGCCTCCCGAGCCGTCGAAGCGGACGGCCTCGAGCTGCACGCCGCCGTCGTCGCTGCACGCGACAATCGTGCTTCCCGGCTGTCCCACCGGCAGGCCGAAGGTCACGCCCCGAACCACGTCGCCCGCGCTGAGGTCCACCCAGGGTGAGGACGACGGCGTCGCTGCCGCGTTCCAGAAGTACGCGCGCGCGTCGCACGCGGTGGCGCTGGAGCAGGCGTCATTGGTGATGGTGAGGTTGGGCGGGAGCTGCAAGTTGGGCTGGGCCTGCACGAACTTGCCGGGCGAGGCCGGTCCCGCGAGCGCCCAGGTCACCGTGCCCGAGCCCGATACGTCCGCGGTCACGCCGCCGTCGGTGAGCCAGGTGGGCTCGTTGCGCCCCGACACGCCGCCGCCGTCCTGCGCCACGTAGGCGAAGCCGTTGAGCACGTTCGGGGTCACCACGTCGCCCGCGTTGTAGCTGGCGCCGGCCTGCCACGCTGCGGGCAAGCTCACGCCGGTCAGCCGGATCGTGGCGGGTGTCCCGCCGTCGCCGGCGACGCGTGCCAAGGCGTCCGACAGCAGGTGGAAGCTGCACGCAGTCGGCGCGGGCGCGCCGGTGGGCGACACGCCCGCGTCGGGGCCGCCGTCGCCGAGGAAGACGTAGAACGTCGGCGGCGCGCCGGCATCGTAGTCCGCGCACACGCACGCGCCGGCTGCGCACACCAAGCCGCCCGCCGAGCAGTCCGTGGCCGAGGCCCACACCGCGCAGCCCGCGTCGTCATGGCCGCTACAGGTGAGGATGGTGGTGCCATCGCCGGCGCAGCTCGGGCCCGCATCGGCCGCGCAGCCGCCGCCCACCTCGACCGCCGGATCGGGGCAGAGGGTGCCGCTCGAACCGCTCGAGCCGCTCGACGATCCCGACGACGAGCCGCTGCTGCCGCTCGAGCTGCCGCTGCCGGTGGAGCCGCTGGAGCCGGTGCTGGCGCTGGCGGTGCTGGCGCCGCTCGAGCCGCTGGAGG
This DNA window, taken from Deltaproteobacteria bacterium, encodes the following:
- a CDS encoding phosphatase PAP2 family protein; translation: MLRAPGPAPLSPTDWLELAFLIWAGSVAVVVRPEVMWNIGAAAVVVVVFARLAPGHPWAARIHDLSPIVAIILFFELCGPLVDSSAPSLIDGSLRATDVRYFSVVGEAWRDALHRPAWLTDLASVSYVSFYFIPTAIALTLHAQGRAHEFRRFAFTLTATFFASYVLYFVTPALGPRLPPAVEDHVLGGGVVSAWVRHFVHALEGAPLDAFPSGHTAGSLVFAVLGSRAFPRWAPALVASAALIIFSTVYLSYHYVTDVAGGAALAAAMLGLQPWLDALADPTAEQR
- the fabF gene encoding beta-ketoacyl-ACP synthase II — encoded protein: MTSRRVVVTGLGLVTPLATGVEASWEALVRGTSGIGRITRFEDGGLQTRIAGQVNDFEPGAWMDRKDARRIDLFAQYAVAAAEMALRASGLPIGLDKPSGYEPTRVGVLIGSGVGGLASAEEGHEKALASNFGRLSPMFILKILANTASGLVSMRTGAAGPNWSPVAACSTGAHAIGEALWSVRTGRTDAMIVGSSEAAITKLGVGGFEAMRALSQRNDDPQRASRPFDRGRDGFVIGEGAGVLILEEESLARRRGAPILAEVAGYGANSDAHHLTQPTENGERAAACMRLALQDAGLAPDAINYVNAHGTSTPLNDTHETKALKLAFGEHAQDLAVSSTKSMTGHLLGAAGSVEAAFCVLSLQHGVIPPTINYDDPDPACDLDYVPNRARERQLNAVMNTSFGFGGTNAVLVFTRAENQPQESEQLQSGLAESNVAVT